The following nucleotide sequence is from Candidatus Binatia bacterium.
GCGCCGTACGCCCGCGGCGGGAAGATCGGGCTCTTCGGCGGCGCGGGCGTCGGCAAGACCGTTATCTTGATGGAGCTGATCAACAACGTTGCCATGAAGCACGGCGGCTATTCGGTCTTCGGCGGCGTCGGCGAGCGGACGCGCGAGGGCAACGATCTCTGGCTCGAAATGAAAGAGTCCGGCGTCATCAACAAGGCGTCGCTCGTCTACGGCCAGATGAACGAGCCGCCCGGCGCGCGCGCCCGCGTCGCGCTGACGGCGTTGACCCTGGCGGAGTACTTCCGCGACGACGAAGGGCGTGACGTGCTGCTCTTCATCGACAACATCTTCCGTTTCACCCAGGCGAATTCCGAAGTTTCCACCTTGCTCGGCCGCATGCCCTCGGCCGTCGGCTATCAGCCGACGCTCTCCACCGACCTGGGCGAGCTGCAAGAGCGGATCACCTCCACGCGCAAAGGATCGATTACTTCCGTGCAGGCGATCTACGTTCCCGCCGACGACTTGACCGATCCGGCGCCGGCGACAACCTTCGCCCATCTCGACGCGACCACGGTTCTTTCGCGCCAGATCGCCGAGCTGGGAATCTATCCGGCGGTGGACCCGCTGGACTCGACTTCCCGCATTCTCGACCCGCACGTCGTCGGCGCGGAGCATTACGACG
It contains:
- the atpD gene encoding F0F1 ATP synthase subunit beta, which produces APYARGGKIGLFGGAGVGKTVILMELINNVAMKHGGYSVFGGVGERTREGNDLWLEMKESGVINKASLVYGQMNEPPGARARVALTALTLAEYFRDDEGRDVLLFIDNIFRFTQANSEVSTLLGRMPSAVGYQPTLSTDLGELQERITSTRKGSITSVQAIYVPADDLTDPAPATTFAHLDATTVLSRQIAELGIYPAVDPLDSTSRILDPHVVGAEHYDVARQVQVILQRYKDLQDIIAILGMDELSEDDKLTVARARKIQRFLSQPFHVAEQFTGTPGAYVELKDTIRGFKEVVDGKHDDIPEQAFYMVGTIEQAVEKAKKMASS